A region of Reichenbachiella carrageenanivorans DNA encodes the following proteins:
- the trpC gene encoding indole-3-glycerol phosphate synthase TrpC: protein MNVLEKIVQTKKEEVAYQKSLVAIDNIIKSSYFDRKCFSTVQNLEQAAPYGIISEFKRQSPSKGIINDRAEVTEVARGYCEAGASAISILTDRDYFGGSIEDLQRARKHMSCPVLRKDFIIDEYQIYKTKAIGADLMLLIAAILTKEEIVRFTDLAHQLGLEVLLEIHNEEEYQEGYYEAVDILGVNNRDLKRFKTTIQNSIDLAKILPKDQLKISESGISSTKEMDILAAEGYKGFLIGEQFMKHEDPAAELKKFMTTQMAKG, encoded by the coding sequence ATGAATGTACTAGAAAAAATAGTTCAGACCAAAAAGGAAGAAGTGGCTTATCAGAAGTCACTAGTAGCTATTGATAACATCATCAAATCAAGCTATTTCGATCGAAAGTGTTTTTCTACTGTGCAAAACCTGGAGCAGGCAGCTCCTTATGGTATTATATCTGAGTTTAAACGGCAGTCTCCGTCCAAGGGGATTATCAATGATCGTGCAGAGGTGACTGAAGTAGCTAGGGGCTATTGTGAAGCTGGTGCATCGGCTATTTCCATTCTTACGGATAGAGATTATTTCGGAGGAAGTATTGAAGATTTGCAGCGCGCTAGAAAACACATGTCGTGTCCAGTGTTGCGCAAGGATTTCATTATTGATGAATATCAGATTTATAAAACCAAGGCGATAGGGGCAGATTTAATGCTTTTGATTGCAGCTATTTTGACTAAAGAAGAGATTGTAAGGTTTACAGATTTGGCACATCAACTTGGTTTGGAGGTGCTTTTGGAAATTCACAACGAAGAGGAGTATCAAGAGGGTTATTATGAGGCTGTAGATATATTAGGTGTAAACAACCGAGATTTAAAGCGATTTAAGACGACTATTCAAAATTCTATTGATCTCGCAAAGATTCTACCTAAAGATCAACTCAAGATCTCAGAAAGTGGAATTTCGTCTACCAAAGAAATGGATATTCTCGCGGCAGAGGGTTACAAAGGCTTCTTGATCGGGGAGCAGTTTATGAAGCACGAAGACCCTGCAGCAGAGTTGAAGAAATTTATGACTACTCAGATGGCCAAAGGATGA
- a CDS encoding PorT family protein: protein MKRFLILAFVFISYSSQAQFWFGPKFGTQVIIPQYQAKAHADSFKVSNEINWHAGVAMDYSTEGHFEVHTELVYVRVNNRTQSKSLYPDQSIDSKTVNHFLTAPLMARVVFMQNSRFKVFVEAGPRLSWWLGGKGTLNSDEIEENASVPGQPADFKVEFVKAEMGDIEVTDYTDKLLVTKPNRLQYALDFGVGWLFDITPSQRVIVDAKVSFAHSNMAFNDGVAFSSITEYNEDLEYRSHMVMVSVAYMFGYNPALAAKGKSTLKIKTKRK, encoded by the coding sequence TCTGGTTTGGCCCCAAATTTGGCACTCAGGTGATTATACCGCAATATCAAGCTAAAGCACATGCGGACTCTTTCAAAGTGTCTAATGAAATTAACTGGCATGCAGGAGTCGCTATGGACTATAGTACTGAGGGGCACTTCGAGGTACATACTGAGTTGGTCTATGTAAGGGTAAATAATAGAACGCAGTCTAAGAGTCTTTATCCGGATCAGAGTATAGATAGCAAGACTGTTAATCACTTTCTGACAGCACCTTTGATGGCTCGAGTAGTTTTTATGCAGAATAGTCGATTTAAGGTGTTTGTAGAGGCTGGCCCTCGTTTGAGTTGGTGGTTAGGGGGTAAAGGCACTTTAAATTCTGATGAAATTGAAGAGAATGCTTCGGTGCCAGGGCAGCCTGCTGATTTTAAAGTGGAATTTGTGAAAGCCGAAATGGGAGATATAGAAGTGACAGACTATACAGATAAGCTACTAGTGACCAAACCTAATAGGTTGCAATACGCCTTAGATTTTGGGGTAGGTTGGTTGTTTGATATTACACCTTCTCAACGTGTGATTGTCGATGCTAAAGTGAGTTTTGCGCATTCGAATATGGCTTTTAACGACGGTGTTGCCTTTTCTAGTATTACAGAATATAATGAGGATTTAGAGTATCGCTCCCATATGGTCATGGTTTCAGTTGCCTATATGTTTGGATACAATCCAGCACTAGCAGCTAAAGGTAAGAGTACCTTGAAAATAAAGACTAAGAGAAAATAA
- the trpD gene encoding anthranilate phosphoribosyltransferase, which yields MKEILQKLTNNYILTQQEAKDSLVQLANGHCNESQMAAFMTVYLMRSIRTHELAGFKEAMLELCTPIDLQGYDAMDMCGTGGDGKDTFNISTTSCFVVAGAGQNVAKHGNNGVSSMCGSSNLLVHLGYEFTANEGELKQSMDESGICFLHAPLFHPAMKNVAPVRRDLSLKTFFNMLGPQSNPSRPEKQLVGVYSLELARLYQYLHQSENRDCAIVHALDGYDEISLTGAFKVITNQAETVYRPEQIGLMQVTQDQISGGDSIEASAQIFLNVLKGEATLAQTEVVLANAGLALTIGKGLSTIKEGVEMARESIASGAAYKSFKTFLNPSKTQIPIT from the coding sequence ATGAAAGAGATACTTCAAAAACTAACGAATAATTACATACTGACGCAGCAGGAGGCAAAAGATTCTCTTGTGCAGTTAGCTAATGGACATTGCAATGAAAGCCAAATGGCAGCTTTTATGACTGTTTATTTGATGCGCAGTATTCGCACACATGAGTTGGCAGGCTTCAAAGAAGCGATGTTGGAGCTTTGTACGCCGATAGATTTGCAAGGCTACGATGCCATGGATATGTGTGGTACGGGTGGTGACGGCAAGGATACATTCAATATTTCAACTACTTCATGTTTTGTGGTGGCAGGTGCAGGCCAAAATGTAGCGAAGCATGGTAATAATGGCGTATCGTCTATGTGTGGGTCTTCTAATTTGTTGGTGCATTTGGGCTATGAATTTACGGCCAATGAGGGTGAGCTTAAGCAAAGCATGGACGAGTCTGGAATCTGCTTTTTGCATGCGCCGCTGTTTCATCCTGCGATGAAAAATGTAGCACCTGTTAGGCGTGATCTAAGTTTGAAAACATTCTTCAATATGCTGGGGCCACAATCGAACCCTAGTCGCCCAGAGAAACAGCTCGTAGGTGTGTATAGCCTAGAATTGGCTCGTTTGTACCAATATTTGCATCAGAGCGAAAATCGTGATTGTGCCATCGTACATGCTTTGGATGGGTATGACGAAATTTCCCTCACAGGAGCTTTTAAAGTGATTACCAATCAAGCCGAAACAGTTTATCGTCCTGAGCAGATTGGGTTGATGCAGGTCACACAAGATCAAATTAGTGGTGGGGATAGTATTGAGGCGTCTGCGCAGATATTTTTGAATGTACTCAAGGGGGAAGCTACTCTCGCACAAACCGAGGTAGTGCTGGCCAATGCAGGTTTGGCACTTACGATAGGTAAGGGGCTATCAACTATCAAAGAGGGGGTGGAGATGGCTCGTGAGTCTATTGCTTCTGGTGCTGCTTACAAATCCTTCAAGACATTTTTAAATCCGAGTAAAACTCAAATTCCAATCACATAA
- a CDS encoding phosphoribosylanthranilate isomerase, whose translation MKIKVCGIRTQSNLTFLSNSAVDFIGFIFYDKSGRNFNEGELLNGIDTQKQKVGVFVNESIAQIETLARMYGLDYIQLHGDESPEFCQTLKTKGYKLFKAFALKDQLPDGLEDYEPHIDCFLFDTKGKAYGGNGAQFDWSVLDQYKLEKPFVLSGGIGPKDVESIRAIRHPQLFAVDINSRFELAPGEKDEQKLKVFIEELKK comes from the coding sequence ATGAAAATCAAAGTCTGCGGCATTCGAACCCAAAGCAACCTTACTTTTCTGAGTAATTCAGCGGTGGATTTCATTGGTTTTATTTTTTATGATAAATCCGGTCGAAATTTCAATGAAGGAGAATTGCTGAATGGTATAGATACCCAAAAACAGAAAGTAGGGGTGTTTGTTAATGAAAGTATAGCGCAAATAGAGACGTTGGCTAGGATGTATGGACTTGATTATATCCAGTTGCACGGAGATGAGTCTCCTGAGTTTTGCCAAACATTGAAAACGAAAGGCTATAAACTATTCAAAGCATTTGCGCTCAAGGATCAGTTGCCTGACGGGTTAGAGGATTACGAACCGCATATTGATTGTTTTTTGTTTGACACCAAAGGCAAAGCGTATGGTGGAAACGGTGCTCAGTTTGATTGGTCAGTTTTGGATCAGTACAAGCTAGAAAAGCCGTTTGTCTTGAGTGGTGGCATTGGACCAAAGGATGTGGAAAGTATTAGAGCTATTCGACATCCTCAACTTTTTGCAGTGGACATAAATAGTCGATTTGAATTGGCTCCAGGCGAAAAGGATGAGCAAAAATTAAAAGTATTTATTGAAGAATTGAAGAAATAA
- a CDS encoding tellurite resistance TerB family protein, which produces MSSELDVKQQLSLLVHLSKVDNFIAEPESKMIHYLGNLHGLTEDDVETVIDNPMPIADLHDLHPDTKFEYLFNIVQLMKVDGKVFQSEIDFCEKIALKLGYKPGVIADLSAYVYSDPTINTSKTFLRSIVDEHLMPRKK; this is translated from the coding sequence ATGTCTTCAGAGTTAGATGTAAAGCAACAATTAAGTTTGCTCGTTCACCTGTCAAAGGTCGATAATTTTATCGCAGAGCCTGAGTCCAAGATGATCCATTATCTTGGCAATTTGCATGGTCTTACAGAAGACGACGTGGAAACGGTGATAGACAACCCCATGCCGATCGCTGATTTGCACGACCTACATCCTGATACCAAGTTTGAATACCTATTCAACATTGTACAATTGATGAAGGTCGATGGCAAGGTTTTCCAATCTGAAATTGATTTTTGCGAAAAGATTGCTTTAAAATTAGGCTACAAGCCTGGTGTAATTGCTGACTTATCTGCTTATGTATATAGTGACCCCACGATCAACACTAGCAAAACCTTCCTTAGAAGCATCGTAGACGAGCATTTAATGCCTCGTAAGAAATAA
- a CDS encoding anthranilate synthase component I family protein: MKEIKIYSKTREILGDILTPVSIYLKIRDRYPNSFLLESSDYHAKENSISYIAFSPLAEFKVDKGQVISQLPDQKSVMSDLGDVEAIKEFHDFIETFSAERVEKEGYTKAGLFGFTAYEGVQLFENITFDQAKIKEFEVPLMQYFFFEYVIAFDHFSNKIFITHNALKDESQELSLDAVEMLISSNNTPEYSFQSNGVVESNMTDAEYRASVVRAIEHCQRGDTFQMVLSRSFSTEFKGDEFLLYRALRSINPSPYLFYFDFGSFKIFGSSPEAQLEVNDGHAAIFPIAGTYRRTGDDEQDAVAAKALSEDEKETSEHVMLVDLARNDLSKSGDRVTVEKFKEIQFFSHVIHLVSKVTTFLKDGKSAIDLAADTFPAGTLSGAPKHRAMQLIDEYESTQRGYYGGMIGLMDFHGNFNHAILIRSFLSQDNKLHFRAGAGVVAKSNPDSEVQEVYNKVGALQSAIKKADSINQKLEAQK, from the coding sequence ATGAAAGAAATTAAAATTTATTCTAAGACACGAGAGATTCTAGGAGATATACTTACACCAGTGAGTATTTACCTGAAAATCAGGGACCGATACCCTAATTCGTTTTTACTCGAAAGTTCGGACTACCATGCTAAGGAGAATAGCATTTCATACATTGCGTTTTCTCCTCTGGCTGAATTTAAAGTGGACAAAGGTCAAGTAATTAGTCAATTGCCAGATCAGAAATCAGTAATGAGTGATTTGGGAGATGTAGAAGCCATTAAAGAGTTTCATGATTTTATTGAGACTTTTTCGGCAGAGCGAGTAGAAAAAGAAGGCTATACCAAAGCTGGTTTGTTTGGGTTTACTGCTTATGAGGGCGTTCAACTTTTTGAAAATATCACCTTTGATCAGGCCAAAATCAAGGAGTTTGAGGTGCCGCTTATGCAATACTTCTTTTTTGAATATGTGATTGCATTTGATCACTTTTCTAATAAAATTTTCATTACACACAATGCGCTGAAAGACGAAAGTCAAGAACTTAGTCTGGATGCTGTGGAAATGCTAATCTCCTCTAATAACACGCCCGAGTACTCATTTCAATCCAATGGCGTGGTGGAGTCTAATATGACAGATGCAGAGTATAGAGCTAGTGTGGTCAGAGCTATAGAGCACTGTCAGCGTGGTGATACTTTTCAGATGGTGCTTTCCCGTAGTTTTAGTACGGAGTTTAAAGGCGATGAATTTTTACTCTATCGTGCGTTGCGTAGCATCAATCCTTCCCCTTACTTGTTTTACTTTGATTTTGGCTCTTTTAAAATTTTCGGTTCTTCTCCAGAAGCACAGTTAGAGGTTAACGACGGACATGCGGCTATTTTTCCTATAGCAGGTACGTATCGTCGTACTGGAGACGATGAGCAAGATGCTGTAGCTGCCAAGGCTTTGTCGGAAGATGAAAAAGAGACCTCTGAACATGTGATGCTCGTGGATTTGGCTCGAAATGATTTGAGCAAGTCAGGAGACCGGGTAACGGTAGAGAAGTTTAAAGAAATTCAATTTTTCTCTCATGTGATCCACTTGGTGTCCAAAGTGACCACGTTTTTGAAGGATGGTAAATCAGCTATAGACTTGGCTGCGGACACTTTTCCTGCGGGTACGCTGTCTGGTGCGCCTAAGCATCGGGCGATGCAGCTGATCGATGAGTATGAATCGACACAGCGAGGTTATTATGGAGGTATGATTGGTTTGATGGATTTTCATGGCAATTTTAATCATGCTATTCTTATACGCTCTTTCCTTAGTCAAGACAATAAATTGCATTTTCGAGCAGGAGCAGGAGTAGTGGCCAAATCTAATCCAGATAGCGAAGTGCAAGAAGTATACAATAAAGTTGGTGCGCTACAGTCGGCCATCAAAAAAGCAGATAGTATCAATCAAAAATTAGAAGCACAGAAATAA
- the trpB gene encoding tryptophan synthase subunit beta → METKLIPDERGYFGSFGGAFIPEMMQANVTELREQYEQIMASTEFKEEFEKLLSDYVGRPSPLYLATRLSEKYGANIYLKREDLNHTGSHKINNALGQIILAKKLGKKKIIAETGAGQHGVATATACALMGIECVVFMGEVDVARQAPNVGRMKMLGATVVPVSSGSKTLKDATNEAMRYWISNPFDTHYIIGSVVGPHPYPDMVARFQSVISEEIRKQLLKATGTEFPDRVIACVGGGSNASGAFFHFIKEEQVELIAAEAAGKGLDSGFTAAATFKGKSGILHGSKTLFMQTDDGQVVEPHSISAGLDYPGIGPALAHWFESGRVKYEAITDADALAAGKELCLLEGIIPAVESAHALAALDKIQVKSGETIVVNLSGRGDKDLETYLQSL, encoded by the coding sequence ATGGAAACCAAGTTGATACCAGACGAAAGGGGCTATTTCGGTAGTTTTGGAGGTGCATTTATCCCAGAGATGATGCAGGCCAATGTGACCGAACTGCGCGAGCAGTACGAGCAAATCATGGCCAGTACGGAGTTTAAGGAAGAGTTTGAAAAACTACTCTCTGACTATGTGGGGCGTCCTTCGCCGCTTTATTTAGCCACTAGGCTGTCTGAGAAGTATGGAGCCAATATTTACCTAAAAAGGGAAGATCTGAACCATACAGGCTCTCACAAAATCAATAATGCACTGGGTCAAATCATCTTAGCTAAGAAATTGGGTAAGAAGAAGATTATTGCAGAGACAGGTGCTGGTCAGCATGGTGTGGCTACTGCTACGGCTTGTGCGCTAATGGGAATAGAGTGTGTGGTATTTATGGGAGAAGTAGATGTAGCTCGTCAGGCACCAAATGTTGGTCGGATGAAGATGTTGGGCGCTACCGTAGTGCCTGTGTCATCAGGTAGCAAGACGCTCAAAGATGCGACCAACGAGGCTATGCGCTACTGGATTAGCAATCCGTTCGATACGCATTACATTATTGGGTCTGTGGTAGGGCCACACCCTTATCCGGATATGGTGGCGAGATTTCAGTCCGTGATCAGCGAAGAAATTAGAAAGCAATTGCTAAAAGCTACGGGGACAGAGTTTCCGGATCGAGTGATCGCTTGTGTAGGTGGTGGGAGCAATGCCTCGGGTGCATTTTTTCATTTTATCAAGGAGGAACAAGTGGAATTGATCGCGGCGGAAGCGGCAGGCAAGGGCTTGGATTCTGGCTTTACAGCAGCAGCGACATTCAAAGGAAAGAGTGGGATTTTACACGGTAGCAAAACTCTTTTTATGCAAACTGATGATGGGCAGGTAGTGGAGCCTCATTCGATTTCTGCGGGCTTGGATTACCCTGGGATTGGACCTGCGCTGGCGCACTGGTTCGAATCAGGTAGAGTAAAGTATGAAGCTATTACAGACGCTGATGCCTTAGCTGCAGGGAAGGAACTCTGTCTGCTTGAGGGCATTATTCCTGCAGTAGAATCCGCTCATGCTTTGGCTGCTTTAGATAAGATCCAGGTCAAATCAGGAGAGACCATTGTGGTGAATCTGTCGGGTAGAGGAGATAAGGATTTGGAGACGTATCTTCAGTCGTTGTAA
- a CDS encoding anthranilate synthase component II, with amino-acid sequence MKTLVLDNYDSFTYNLVHILRELEGDESMDVFRNDEISLKDVAKYDKILLSPGPGLPSESGILLDVIKTYAKDKSIFGVCLGHQAIGEVFGGKLYNLPTVLHGIATNVKVQQPDLIFSDMPENFKVCRYHSWAIDPKQVGDLQVTAVDDKGEVMAVAHKEYHVRGVQFHPESILTEHGIKLMENWIKG; translated from the coding sequence ATGAAGACTTTAGTTTTAGATAATTACGATTCCTTTACCTACAATTTGGTGCACATCTTGCGTGAATTGGAAGGGGATGAAAGCATGGATGTCTTTAGAAATGACGAAATCAGTTTGAAAGACGTAGCTAAATATGATAAGATACTGCTTTCACCAGGGCCAGGCTTGCCATCAGAAAGTGGGATCTTGTTGGATGTAATCAAAACCTACGCAAAAGATAAGTCTATTTTTGGTGTTTGCTTGGGGCATCAGGCCATAGGGGAGGTTTTTGGTGGAAAACTCTACAATTTGCCTACTGTGTTGCATGGTATTGCTACCAATGTGAAAGTGCAACAACCTGATTTGATTTTCAGTGACATGCCTGAAAACTTTAAAGTATGTAGATATCACAGTTGGGCAATAGATCCCAAGCAGGTAGGTGATCTGCAAGTAACAGCTGTGGATGATAAAGGAGAGGTGATGGCGGTAGCGCACAAAGAATATCATGTGCGAGGGGTGCAGTTTCATCCAGAATCTATTTTGACCGAGCACGGCATTAAACTCATGGAAAACTGGATCAAAGGTTAA
- the trpA gene encoding tryptophan synthase subunit alpha, translating to MENRINNLLEKKDNLLSIYFTAGYPNLNDTTDIIKKVVDSGADLLEIGVPFSDPVADGPTIQHSNTVAIENGMTVKLLFEQLKDIRKSVDVPLIMMSSLNPIMQYGFENFCKKCKEIDVDGLIIPDLPVEEYIEHYKSMVEENGLRNIILVTPASTDERIRLVDENTDGFIYMVSSSSTTGENKKFTSDFEHFAKRLEAMSLRNFLITGFGIKDKMSFDQVCRYSKGGIIGSAFVKAIAASDDVMTNIEKFMKQFN from the coding sequence ATGGAAAATAGAATAAATAACTTATTAGAAAAGAAAGATAATCTCTTATCTATCTACTTTACGGCTGGCTATCCTAACCTTAATGACACGACTGATATCATTAAGAAAGTAGTAGATTCAGGTGCTGATTTATTGGAAATTGGTGTGCCGTTTTCAGACCCAGTAGCGGATGGTCCTACGATCCAACATAGCAATACAGTAGCTATCGAAAATGGGATGACTGTCAAATTGCTTTTTGAGCAATTGAAAGACATAAGGAAGTCGGTAGATGTTCCATTGATTATGATGAGTTCGCTGAACCCAATCATGCAATATGGCTTTGAAAATTTCTGTAAGAAATGCAAGGAAATAGATGTTGATGGGTTGATTATCCCAGACCTTCCAGTCGAAGAATATATTGAGCATTATAAGTCTATGGTAGAAGAGAATGGGTTGCGAAATATCATATTGGTGACACCAGCTTCAACGGACGAAAGAATTCGATTAGTGGATGAAAATACGGACGGATTTATCTACATGGTATCTTCGTCTAGCACCACAGGTGAAAACAAAAAGTTCACCTCTGATTTTGAGCATTTCGCCAAACGACTGGAGGCTATGAGCTTAAGGAATTTTTTGATTACGGGATTTGGTATCAAAGACAAAATGTCTTTTGATCAAGTATGCAGGTACTCGAAAGGGGGGATTATCGGGAGTGCTTTTGTAAAGGCAATTGCAGCATCTGATGATGTGATGACTAATATTGAAAAATTCATGAAACAGTTTAATTAA